The region TTTAACAGAATTACTTCCAACATCAGGATCAACTGCGTTACTGAGAGAGAATCTCTCTCCCCTCGGTGTCGCTTCAGATATGTCTAAATGAATGATGTCGCGACGGAACTGCGGGGCGTTGTCGTTGATATCCAGAATTTCCACTTCTATGTTAAAAATACGTACTGGGTTGTCAAGAATTACTTCTAGTTTTAAATAACAAGATGTTGAAGACTTGGTGTTGCATACGTGTTCTCTGTCAATCTTCTCCACAACATACAGTTCTCCTGTCTCTTTGTTCACATCCAGATATTTCTTATTGGCGATGATGTCGAGACGCATCTTCCTCTGATTCAGCGTTTTCACGTCAAGGCCGAGATCTGTGGCGAGATTTGCGACCACGGAtccttctttcatttcctctggtATTGAATAATGTGTCACCGAAGCAGATGTCCCGTAAACGATAGAAAATAAAGCCATGATCGCCACGTACCTTTTGTTTTGGCGCATCGTTACAGTGGTCCCCATTGTTCTCTGATTTATCCGTTTAATGATCCATGCACCGCAATTAAGATATTAAAGAGCAGTTTTCTCACTTGCAATTATgatttcaaaaacaaaagcaaatgcgATGTAAATCTTTACAAAATTTCCTTCGATTGAGACCGAAACGAAGCCGATTTGCTGCTGGTGCGTTCAGCAGAGCTGACACACATAGAttcatcctctctgtgagctgataTTTTAATAGTCAACAGCGCCACTCCTTGTATATCACCAATACTGAACACAgatatttttactttaaaagtATGAAATATGAAATCATACTAAAATTGTAAATTAAGTGTAATAGTTGAAGATGCAAACTTAAATAAAACTGAACACAAATGTGTGTCTTGTTTGCTCACCTGCAGAGTAGAGGGAGCGGAGCCACTAGTGTCGGTCATTCCTGTACCTCTGGGTATACTGGACACGATGTACCTGGAGCCCTTTGGCACAGGCTGTCTAACCACCAGTTTTCCTTTCCTGGTCTCTGCTAGAAACAGGCTGTACCAGTACGCATCGTTGGACACCAGAGTGGAATCAGCGATGGTGGAGTTTCTCTCACTGATCACACTgttcctgcagggaggagcagcCTTGCTGGCCTTGGGTTTCTGACACTTGATGACGATGGTGACCAGGATggtgatgagcagcagaaatgacactGAGCCCAGACCGATGACCAGGTACAGGTTTAGGTCTGAGAAGATGTCGTATTCCAGAGGAACCTCAGTCAGGTCAGAGTAGGCTTTAACAGCAGTCTCCACTGTGGACAGCTTAATGGTGACGGTGGCAGACAGAGCAGGGTTCCCGTTGTCCTTGGCAACAACAACCAGTCTCTGGTGGCGTGGATCTCTGTAGCTGAACATCCTCATGGTCCGGATCTCTCCGTTGTACTGATCCAGACTGAACAAGGTGGCGTCAGTCACCTGGAGTAACTGGTAGGTGATCCTGGAGTTGTGCACCGAGTCCACGTCTAAAGCTATCACCTTGGCAACCAGAGAACCTTTGTCAGTGGATCTGGGGATCttttcctccaccacagagccCTGCGCACGCCACGGAGACACAATGACcggagcgttgtcgttctggTCCACAATAATGATGTGGacgctcacgttgctgctgagtggaggagaaccagagtCTCTGGCCTCAATGTGGAAAAGAAACTCCTTCTCAATCTCGTAGTCAAAAGTTTTCAATGCGTAAAGATTTCCGTCCTCTGGGTTGATGGAGAACAACATGGACATGGACGTGTTGGCGATCTCCTTCTCTAGGATGAAGTAAACTAAATACTGGTTCTCGTGGAGGTCAGGGTCAAAGGCCGTCAGAGAACTGAGCAAGGCCCCCGGTGCGTTATTCTCAGTGACACGTATCGTATAAAATGACTGAGGGAAGTGAGGAACATTATCATTaatgtccagcagctccaacgtCATGGTTTCATTGTCAGATAAAGGAGGAGAGCCTCTGTCTGTTACTGTGAAAGTGATGTCGTACTCTGGAACCTTCTCACGGTCTAACGGCTCTGACACCACTAATTCATAATAGTTATCAGAGGATTGCCTCAGTTTAAAAGGCATTTTATCAGGAATATGCAGATCAACCACTCCATTATCTCCTGAGTCTTTATCACTCACACTAACGACAGCTATCACTGTGTCTACATCTATGTTTTCGTTGACTGGAGTCTGAAATGACTTGATAGATATTTCTGGGTGGTTATCGTTCATATCTTCAACTACAATTTTGATTGAACACTGTCCTGATAAACTATTGACTCCTTTGTCAGTGGCTATCACCTCCATGTCATAAATTTTAAAATCCTCATAGTTTAATAGTCCTTTAACTGTAATTTCACCTGTGGatggatttaaataaaatgtttcctgtgttttctctgatgTGTATAAACTGTATGAATATGTTAAATCTGAATTTGATCCTTCATCCAAGTCTGTTGCATTCAGGTGAATAACCAGGCTTCCAATAGGGGAATTCTCCATTATTGCTAAATTATAGTTACTTTTATCAAAAGTAGGTGAATTATCATTTGTGTCCAAAACTCGAACGATCACACTTGCAGTACCAGACCGTGCAGGTTTCCCTCCATCTACCGCTGTCAGAATTAAATTATGGACAGACTGCTGCTCACGATCTAAAGccttttttaatattaaatcgGCAAATTTGgttccctctcttcctgtctgaacTTCAATGTTAAAATATTCGTTTTCTctcaagaaaaatgtttttacagAATTACTTCCAACATCAGGATCAACTGCGTTACTGAGAGAGAATCTCTCTCCCCTCGGTGTCGCTTCAGATATGTCTAAATGAATGATGTCGCGACGGAACTGCGGGGCGTTGTCGTTGATATCCAGAATTTCCACTTCTATATTAAAAATACGCACTGGGTTTTCTAGTATTGCTTCAAGTCTTAGATAACAAGATATCTTTGTCGGGCAAATGTATTCTCTGTCTATCTTCTCCGCAACATACAGTTCTCCTGTCTCTTTGTTCACATCCAGATATTTCTTATTGGCAACGGTGTCGAGACGCATCTTCCTCTGATTCAGCGTTTTCACGTCAAGGCCGAGATCTGTGGCGAGATTTGCGACCACGGATCCTTCCTTCATTTCCTCTGGTATTGAATAGTGCGTCACCGAAGCAGATGTCCCGTAAACGATAGAAAATAAAGCCATGATCGCCACGTACCTTTTGTTTTGGCGCATCGTTACAGTGGTCCCCATTGTTCTCTGATTTATCCGTTTAATGATCCATGCACCGCAATTAAGATATTAAAGAGCAGTTTTCTCACTTGCAATTATgatttcaaaaacaaaagcaaatgcgATGTAAATCTTTTCAAAATTTCCTTCGATTGAGACCGAAACGAAGCCGATTTTCTGCTGGTGCGTTCAGCACCGCGGAGCTGACACACATAAAttcatcctctctgtgagctgataTTTTAATAGTCAACAGCGCCACTCCTTGTATATCACCAATACTGAACACAgatatttttactttaaaagtATGAAATATGAAATCATACTAAAATTGTAAATTAAGTGTAATAGTTGAAGATGCAAACTTAAATAAAACTGAACACAAATGTGTGTCTTGTTTGCTCACCTGCAGAGTAGAGGGAGCAGAGCCACTAGTGTCGGTCATTCCTGTACCTCTGGGTATACTGGACACGATGTACCTGGAGCCCTTTGGCACAGGCTGTCTAACCACCAGTTTTCCTTTCCTGGTCTCTGCTAGAAACAGGCTGTACCAGTACGCATCGTTGGACACCAGAGTGGAATCAGCGATGGTGGAGTTTCTCTCACTGATCACACTgttcctgcagggaggagcagcaTTGCTGGCCTTGGGTTTCTGACACTTGATGACGATGGTGACCAGGATggtgatgagcagcagaaatgacactGAGCCCAGACCGATGACCAGGTACAGGTTCAGGTCTGAGAAGATGTCGTATTCCAGAGGAACCTCAGTCAGGTCAGAGTAGGCTTTAACAGCAGTCTCCACTGTGGACAGCTTAATGGTGACGGTGGCAGACAGAGCAGGGTTCCCGTTGTCCTTGGCAACAACAACCAGTCTCTGGTGGCGTGGATCTCTGTAGCTGAACATCCTCATGGTCCGGATCTCTCCGTTGTACTGATCCAGACTGAACAAGGTGGCGTCAGTCACCTGGAGTAACTGGTAGGTGATCCTGGAGTTGTGCACCGAGTCCACGTCCAAAGCTATCACCTTGGCAACCAGAGAACCTTTGTCAGTGGATCTGGGGATCttttcctccaccacagagccCTGCGCACGCCACGGAGACACAATGACcggagcgttgtcgttctggTCCACAATAATGATGTGGACGGTCACGTtactgctgagtggaggagaaccagagtCTCTGGCCTCAATGTGGAAAAGAAACTCCTTCTCAATCTCGTAGTCAAAAGTTTTCAGTGCGTAAAGATTTCCGTCCTCTGGGTTGATGGAGAACAACATGGACATGGACGTGTTGGCGATCTCCTTCTCTAGGATGAAGTAAACTAAATACTGGTTCTCGTGGAGGTCAGGGTCAAAGGCAGTCAGAGAACTGAGCAAGGCCCCCGGTGCGTTATTCTCAGTGACACGTATCGTATAAAATGACTGAGGGAAGTGAGGAACATTATCATTaatgtccagcagctccaacgtCATGGTTTCATTGTCCGATAAAGGAGGAGAGCCTCTGTCTGTTACTGTGAAAGTGATGTCGTACTCTGGAACCTTCTCACGGTCTAACGGCTCTGACACCACTAATTCATAATAGTTATCAGAGGATTGCCTCAGTTTAAAAGGCATTTTATCAGGAATATGCAGATCAACCACTCCATTATCTCCTGAGTCTTTATCACTCACACTAACGACAGCTATCACTGTGTCTACATCTATGTTTTCATTGACTGGAGTCTGAAATGACTTGATAGATATTTCTGGGTGGTTATCGTTCATATCTTCAActacaattttgattgtacaCTGTCCTGATAAACTATTGGCTCCTTTATCAGTGGCTATCACCTCCATGTCATAAATTTTAAAGTCCTCATAGTTTAATAGTCCTTTAACTGTAATTTCACCTGTGGAtggatttaaattaaacatttgctgtgttttctctgatgTGTATAAACTGTATGAATATGTTAAATCTGAATTTGATCCTTC is a window of Takifugu rubripes chromosome 14, fTakRub1.2, whole genome shotgun sequence DNA encoding:
- the LOC105419607 gene encoding protocadherin alpha-C2-like, with product MGTTVTMRQNKRYVAIMALFSIVYGTSASVTHYSIPEEMKEGSVVANLATDLGLDVKTLNQRKMRLDIIANKKYLDVNKETGELYVVEKIDREYICTTKSSASCYLKLEVILDNPVRIFNIEVEILDINDNAPQFRRDIIHLDISEATPRGERFSLSNAVDPDVGSNSVKTYQLSENEYFIIEVQTGRDSSKFAELILKKALDRDQQSVHNLILTAVDGGKPARSGTASVIVRVLDTNDNSPTFDKSNYNLEIMENSPIGSLVIHLNATDLDEGSNSDLTYSYSLYTSEKTQQMFNLNPSTGEITVKGLLNYEDFKIYDMEVIATDKGANSLSGQCTIKIVVEDMNDNHPEISIKSFQTPVNENIDVDTVIAVVSVSDKDSGDNGVVDLHIPDKMPFKLRQSSDNYYELVVSEPLDREKVPEYDITFTVTDRGSPPLSDNETMTLELLDINDNVPHFPQSFYTIRVTENNAPGALLSSLTAFDPDLHENQYLVYFILEKEIANTSMSMLFSINPEDGNLYALKTFDYEIEKEFLFHIEARDSGSPPLSSNVTVHIIIVDQNDNAPVIVSPWRAQGSVVEEKIPRSTDKGSLVAKVIALDVDSVHNSRITYQLLQVTDATLFSLDQYNGEIRTMRMFSYRDPRHQRLVVVAKDNGNPALSATVTIKLSTVETAVKAYSDLTEVPLEYDIFSDLNLYLVIGLGSVSFLLLITILVTIVIKCQKPKASNAAPPCRNSVISERNSTIADSTLVSNDAYWYSLFLAETRKGKLVVRQPVPKGSRYIVSSIPRGTGMTDTSGSAPSTLQVSKQDTHLCSVLFKFASSTITLNLQF